One region of Camelus bactrianus isolate YW-2024 breed Bactrian camel chromosome 22, ASM4877302v1, whole genome shotgun sequence genomic DNA includes:
- the RPL18A gene encoding large ribosomal subunit protein eL20 yields the protein MKASGTLREYKVVGRCLPTPKCRTPPLYRMRIFAPNHVVAKSRFWYFVSQLKKMKKSSGEIVYCGQVFEKSPLRVKNFGIWLRYDSRSGTHNMYREYRDLTTAGAVTQCYRDMGARHRARAHSIQIMKVEEIAASKCRRPAVKQFHDSKIKFPLPHRVLRRQHKPRFTTKRPNTFF from the exons ATGAAGGCTTCGGGCACA CTGCGAGAGTACAAGGTGGTGGGGCgctgcctgcccacccccaaaTGCCGCACACCGCCTCTCTATCGCATGCGAATCTTTGCGCCTAATCACGTTGTTGCCAAGTCCCGTTTCTGGTACTTTGTGTCTCagctgaaaaaaatgaagaagtctTCCGGGGAGATTGTCTACTGTGGACAG GTGTTCGAGAAATCTCCCCTGCGGGTGAAGAACTTCGGCATCTGGCTGCGCTATGACTCCCGCAGCGGCACCCACAACATGTACCGGGAGTACCGGGACCTGACCACAGCAGGCGCCGTCACTCAGTGCT ACCGAGACATGGGCGCCCGGCACCGCGCCCGGGCCCACTCCATCCAAATCATGAAGGTGGAGGAGATTGCAGCCAGCAAGTGCCGCCGACCAGCGGTCAAGCAGTTCCAC GACTCCAAGATCAAGTTCCCGCTGCCCCACCGGGTCCTGCGTCGCCAGCACAAGCCACGCTTCACCACCAAGAGGCCCAACACCTTCTTTTAG